Proteins from a genomic interval of Ciona intestinalis chromosome 9, KH, whole genome shotgun sequence:
- the LOC100182485 gene encoding U3 small nucleolar RNA-associated protein 14 homolog A: MGIKNTEIEVEESDSQSEDEEVHKKLLLSIGVDLDSAKTDHGKQERTEATKDISVFSISSQTVENSSSKIRLNDLMKGLKETVNINNLKKKITRVQHPDRSLDAPLSKPAAERLHRKVEYEKNKKELKKWDAVVQKNRKAEQLTFPLNQQPLRIAQVDEHVASTKASNLTPLEQEIYSLLHGNKFAERPDHDLSVAEEAAMAAMSLEDARERRAELQKHRALMSYHESKNKRIHKIKSKQYHRMLKKKKKKEMTELEVDGGDVEKGERMRAEERASLRHRTGSKWARNRALMAKHDSNTKHELQEQLNKHRELTQKVPEVLEDLEENDEKDESSDDEGFEGRTFTVSEDNPWLRSVPEEEGSKDQTEDTGDVGKNVPLDEKNGGENKSLEDETEGEKEVVEHVLLKEEIIPPTLSEEEVLKPSRRMLRSWLIEKNTSPEAFEIQFPVKDTFSKFQKACVQLKEEVLAAEEEICEKKVEEREEEDEEGNDEGLIETIDGVDDNVEEVVAKVRKLVEKSEDNVGNVKRVEVSAEKSFNVAETDLSKTEATFVENAEDFDDQKMTIQQAFADDDVIADFTATKRKLIDDEAPKKVDLSLPGWGAWGGAGVQPTRKRKRRFKPLPPRKPRKDGGLGSVIINEKRDVHISKHQVNQVPHPFTSMEQFERTITRPIGGTWNTPHTVKEMTKPKVVTQIGAIIDPMNKSEAFEECTDSKSKLKFVNGKKDSRKNKRKLQRNENLMKLKS; the protein is encoded by the coding sequence ATGGGGATTAAAAACACGGAGATTGAAGTTGAGGAAAGCGACTCCCAAAGTGAGGACGAAGAAGTTCACAAGAAGTTGTTGCTAAGTATTGGAGTGGATTTGGACTCAGCGAAGACTGATCATGGGAAGCAAGAAAGAACAGAGGCAACCAAAGATATTTCCGTGTTTTCGATTTCTTCACAAACTGTCGAAAACTCGAGTTCTAAGATTCGTTTGAATGATTTAATGAAAGGGTTGAAAGAAACggtgaatataaataatttgaaaaagaaaataactCGAGTTCAACACCCAGATAGGAGCCTGGATGCGCCGTTGTCAAAACCTGCGGCGGAGAGACTCCATCGTAAAGTTGAGTACGAGAAAAATAAGAAAGAGCTAAAAAAATGGGACGCTGTTGTACAGAAGAACAGGAAAGCGGAGCAACTTACATTCCCGTTGAATCAACAGCCATTAAGAATTGCTCAGGTCGATGAACATGTTGCGAGCACTAAAGCAAGTAATTTGACTCCATTGGAACAAGAGATTTATTCACTTTTGCATGGAAACAAGTTTGCTGAGAGACCGGATCATGATTTATCTGTTGCAGAGGAGGCAGCAATGGCTGCTATGAGCTTGGAGGATGCGAGAGAGAGAAGAGCAGAGCTGCAAAAGCATAGAGCGTTGATGTCGTATCACGAATCAAAGAATAAAAGGATCCACAAAATTAAGAGTAAGCAATATCACAGAATGttgaaaaagaagaagaagaaagagATGACGGAGTTGGAAGTGGATGGTGGGGATGTAGAGAAGGGGGAAAGAATGAGAGCAGAGGAGAGAGCTTCATTAAGACATCGCACGGGAAGCAAATGGGCGCGGAACAGAGCGCTGATGGCAAAACATGATTCGAACACCAAGCACGAACTGCAGGAACAATTGAACAAACATCGAGAGTTGACGCAAAAAGTTCCCGAAGTTTTGGAGGATTTAGAAGAAAATGATGAGAAAGATGAAAGCTCAGATGATGAAGGATTTGAGGGGAGAACTTTTACTGTGAGTGAGGATAACCCTTGGTTGAGATCTGTTCCTGAGGAAGAGGGATCTAAGGATCAAACGGAGGATACTGGAGATGTTGGCAAGAATGTTCCCTTGGATGAAAAGAATGGCGGCGAAAATAAGTCCTTAGAAGATGAAACGGAAGGAGAAAAGGAGGTTGTTGAACATGTGTTGTTGAAAGAAGAGATTATTCCGCCCACCCTGTCAGAAGAAGAGGTTTTGAAACCCAGTCGTCGGATGTTGAGATCGTGGTTGATTGAGAAGAATACGTCGCCTGAGGCTTTCGAGATCCAGTTCCCTGTTAAAGATACGTTTAGTAAGTTCCAAAAAGCGTGCGTGCAACTTAAGGAAGAAGTCCTGGCTGCTGAAGAAGAGATATGCGAGAAAAAGGTGGAAGAGAGAGAGGAGGAAGACGAAGAAGGGAATGATGAAGGTTTGATTGAAACTATTGATGGTGTTGATGATAATGTGGAAGAAGTTGTAGCAAAAGTGAGGAAACTGGTTGAAAAATCTGAGGACAATGTGGGAAATGTGAAACGTGTTGAAGTTAGCGCGGAAAAGTCATTTAATGTTGCTGAAACTGATTTGTCCAAAACTGAAGCAACGTTTGTGGAAAACGCAGAAGATTTTGATGATCAAAAAATGACGATTCAGCAAGCTTTTGctgatgatgatgtcatagctGATTTCACGGCAACCAAGCGAAAATTAATCGATGACGAGGCACCGAAAAAAGTTGATTTGTCACTGCCAGGATGGGGGGCCTGGGGGGGTGCAGGGGTTCAGCCAACCAGGAAAAGAAAAAGGAGGTTTAAACCGTTGCCTCCACGTAAGCCACGTAAAGATGGTGGTCTCGGGAGTGTAATAATCAACGAAAAACGTGACGTTCATATTTCAAAACATCAAGTCAACCAAGTTCCTCATCCGTTTACAAGCATGGAGCAATTTGAACGCACGATTACGAGGCCTATTGGTGGGACATGGAATACACCGCATACAGTGAAagaaatgaccaaaccaaaaGTTGTGACACAGATCGGGGCCATAATTGATCCTATGAATAAATCAGAGGCATTTGAGGAATGCACAGACTCAAAATCAAAACTGAAATTTGTAAACGGGAAAAAAGATTCCCGAAAAAATAAGCGAAAACTGCAACGgaatgaaaatttaatgaaactaaaaagttaa